In Syngnathus scovelli strain Florida chromosome 16, RoL_Ssco_1.2, whole genome shotgun sequence, the genomic stretch CTCAGTTAGGTTTCTCATTTCTTTCTAGTGATGAAAGTTAATCAAGGGTCAGCCCTACCTTTCTTCTGGAATCCTCGTGTGCCTGGATTGCCGGAAGACACCCTCATGCCGCACACAATGCTGGAAAGTGCCAACAATCGTCTCAGGTGATCACATGTCATCCTTCTGTTTTGTTAGTGGACAAAAAGACCGGCGCTGTCTTGTTGTGCGCAACATGAGAAGAAGCTGGACCACACGACGAGCGAGCATCTGCGCTACTTCTCTCCTAAGAGGGGGGTTGGCCTGTTTTGGTTTCAGATACCATGGATAGTGCAACACGGTTACAAGGCTGCTCTTTGCTGATAAGGTGCGAGCAGAGCTGTTTACTTGCTCTTAAAATCAGCAAAGACGATGAAGAGGAGGGGCCAAAGAAcatgcacacttttttttttttttttacttgatggTAGGCGGGAATTGGAGTCATTGACGATTTAATTGTTATTGTTGTCAAATGTCAAAATAGGTCAAATTTGACCCAatgatgaaaaatatatatataaaaaaatatgtatacatatgtatatatattttttttacgttgCACAAAAAATGGGTTATTTcggttatatatttatttatttttttatattttttaatccaGCATTTTAAAGATGTAAGTGACTTGAGCTAGTAAGATCGGTGATATTGTACTTACCAGTTAAACCAGTTAAGACCAGTTAAGACTTGGCTATGCTGCTTTCCTGCAAGGCAAAAGACAGAAGAAGAGCAGGAATCATTTTGGACATATTAGGTGTGCTATATATTGATCATATGGAATCTTATAGCTATCATTGATGTATTGATAGACAGATATGTTcttgggattaaaaaaaaaaaaacacagcacacTAAAAACGGTTTCTTATCATAATTTTGCACCCTTCTTGTCTTGGTTGACCACCGTTATCACATCAGCAGACACGGCTGTTCTTCAACCTGATAGGCAGCTGAGGACGAATTCTCGACCAATCCTCGTTTCTTCTTCCAGAACGCAACCCCGCGCTTTCTTACATCATTTGAAAGAGGGAAGGCAACTGCATCTTTTTTCatatgatgcaaaaaaaagatgatttttaCTCACGTCAGTGATGGACATAaaattccacaaaaaaaaaaaatagagttcAAGTCAACTACCAACTGTTTTAACTTTGTATCATTTATATTATATCCATCATACATAAGTACGGAACACAGGAGCAACTAAAGACAAAGTTGGACATTTATATGatcatatataatatatatggtTGGATACAAGCCAATTGTGTGCTACGTAAGCTAGCGATAGCATCGTGGCTAACTAAACCAGAAAGTGTTGCTTTCACTTGCTGACAGACATTGGTATGCATAACAATGAAGATGAAtgtttttcaaaatcatttggAGGTTTAACTTTTCAATATTTGGTTGTCAACATCATAAAACAGTTAAAATCCCCCTGGTAGGTAAAAGTGTACAATCCAATGAGAGCAAATACAATGGAGGAACGAGTGAGTGTATTTGATGTGACCCAGCAACAgtcggcagaaaaaaaaaatagttgtgaTATCAATCTTTTATAAGAACATGCATTTCCTTTTCTGGGGTGAGATCGTTGCACATTTGAACACACACAAGTTGACACTTGATTTATGCATCAGCCAACGGTAGGTCAGTGGTAAAAAATTTTATAACGACTTCCTCACACGGATCAACATATCCCAAGAATCAAATGACAGGTCTTTCGATATATGATAAGTAAAAATCACACGATTGAGATTCGTTTCATCTTTGGTGCAGTGTCCCAATGAAATAATCAActggctttttgtttttttacaaaaatgaaaataaaaaaacaggtaAGCTAAAGGCGAATCACAAATCCACTGACtggacactacattaggtacacctgcataaTTGAATGAAATCCAAAAAGAAGGGAAAGTGTCGGGACATTATCTATTAATATCACTTAAATGAGCCTTGAGGCCTTTTCTGGGGAGGCAAGTCTAACAGTGAAATGATTATCTCGACTTTTTGCCTATTGTGGTGGGCGGGGCTACAGTGAACAGAAGAAGAGCAGCGATTCCCAGAGTTGAGGCACAGAGAAAGAAGATTATcactcctgtgtgtgtgtttgtgtgtatgtgtgtgtgtgcggtttaGCAAGCACAGTTCCCTTGACCGTCAGAGGACGAGTCTGTCATGCCCAGATTCCTGTGGTTGGGCATTAAGGTTAAGTCTCCCTCACTGCTCTCGTTCATCTTCTCACAGATGACATCCACTAAGCGCTCAAACACCTGCTTGACGTTGATGTTGTCCTTTGCACTGGCCTCGAAGTACTGGAAACCTGATGGCGAGAGAAATACGCTTTGGTTTACGACGTGCTGAATGAAGTcacaactggaaaaaaaaagttttccgcACCGAGATCCTCCGCCAGACGGTGGCCGTCTTCTGTGGGTATGAGCCGGTCATCCTCGAGGTCACACTTGTTACCGATTAGGATTACCTGAGCGTTGTCCCAAGAGTATGTTTTAATCTGTGTCGCCCTGCAGAACACATGACAAATTATAAGaaaacgtgattttttttttgtaataccaATATATCAATAAATCAAAAGAAACTGAAAAAGTATTCCAGAATTCTGTTAACAGCAGTTTAAAATAACaaacaatgaaatgaaaaagaaatggtGATGTAAATACACAGaattggttcatgaagcaaatttgaagcttcatttccccATCACTAGGTCTAACAAAATTAAATACACGCAAAACACACCAGTCTTGAACTGCATTGAAGGAGTCCTGGTTGGTGATGTCATACATGAGCAGGAAGCCCATGGCACCTCTGTAGTAGGCTGTGGTGATGGTACGATAACGTTCTTGCCCGGCTGTGTCCTGCAAAAACACAAATACGGAAATCCGCAAAATCCATTACACACTACACTCGCTGCAAAATAGGGCACAGAtaagagcaaaaaataaataaatacaagacAGTGTTTATACATTCACTATTATTGTATTTTAGAATATTTGTTTGTAGTTTGAAAAATTGTATCATATCAAGTTTGTGCTCCAAAGTAGCAAATACATgtatacattttgttttgttattataTACATCACCACAAGGGGGCACTGCTGTTCAAATTGTCAGCATTGTTGCATTTTTGTCCCCCACAGCAGTGATTACCCCACCAAGGTGAagttgtgacatcatcaatactTATAAGGAGGGAAAATATAATACATAAAATATATCTACTCTTATTTATGTATGTAATTGGTTTCCTGGATGCTCATGGGAATAAAGATAACGAGGGGGATTGAGCGGGAATTGGTTACTAAGTAACGTCTTGCATTTACATCAAGGTCGTGTTTGTGTTCGTTTGTCTGAGGTTTCCTAACACAGTGAAGAGCAAAGTGTTGTCCAGGTAACCACGGGGGCACTCAGGGTCATGAATGTTCAATTACAGTAAGGACTAGCGGATCACGCTGCAAAAAATAATCCCTTCCTATCATTGTAGATTAATTTACTTTGGCCACCTCATTTACTGTAACTACAATATATGTGAAAAAACTGGGAACTCAATAATACTTTTATataaaaatagtatttttggctAGTAGCTGGTCGTCGCTATGGCTAACGAGCTGTCGAGTTTACACTGTGTGTGAAAGGTGTGTATTTACACAGCCATCAGAACACACATCTCCGCACAAAAGGAAAAGGATGAAAACGTGTGCACGTCGTACATCCCTGGTGCAAGGGCCATGTGGCGCATTATCAGTCACGCCTGTTTCCATGATGCACAAAGGAGCGTCTGGCAGCTGGCAGGGACGCCTcagtgaaaaaataaaacaaaataaaaatggtgaAATAGCTTTCAGATGGCGTTCAACGGGAACTAGCATGAATTTAATGCTCAGTGGGTTGATAACAAATGACAAATTACCGCCATTTAAAAACACGCTATTATAATTTATCCTCATATGTCTCCACCACAACGATAAAAGAACTTCCTCAGCTTCCTGAACTTAGGACATACCGGTCTGTGAGCAGACTAAAAACAGGACCGGGTAGACAAGTAAACCCGCATTCTGAAAAATCTTCTTGCCAACACATTATAAATCCGTTTGGGGGGAATTCTTTACACATCATTTGACAAAAGCTCAAGgaagtgagtgtgtgttttggtGTGGGCTCAGTGGACGTGTCATTGCAGTGGCTCAAATATTATTTAGTTGAAGTGAATCATCTGTTTGATCAGTCTTATCAATGTAAATTAACATTTGGGAAGAACGCAatactcctaaaaaaaaaattgacatggGTAAGTCAGGCAAACAAGACGGGGCTGCTTCAAACCTCGACATGACTCGTCTTAATACGTTTGTATGTACGAGATGCCCGACAATGGTTTTGCGTAAGAGTGACTCAGTAACACCTCAAGCACTTGCACAATTTAGACGGTAACTTTTAGAGgatgttggcttttttttttttgtctgtacaATTTTCATTGCTTGGTATTAGAGAACTTGCTGATCCACACGAATTGTTTCACTTTCACAATACAAtgctggaagaaaaaaataaagctcACCCAGATCTGCAGTTTGATCCTTTTGTCATTGCGGAAGACTGTTTTGACTTTAAAGTCAATTCCTACGGTGCTGACAAACGCTGAGGTGAAGGAGTCGTCCGCGTAGCGGAAGAGGAACGAGGTTTTCCCAACACTGCTGTTGCCGATGATCAGCAGTTTGAACATGTAGTCAAAGTTCTGGTCAGCCGCATCCTTCTGGGACGGCGGCTGTTGGAGGCGGGAGTCATTTGACGCCATCTAGAAATCAATGAGAAAATTATTTGATACTGAAATAAAAGTAAGTTTTATTTCCTTTAATTATGCATTATTATTCATAATTAAGGATGTCCATCTATGCAATATTAATCATTTAACAAGATAGGAAACAAACatcaatttgacataaattgtctaaaaattatttttatctACCAACATTCAAGTGCATTTAGGATTTGGCTAGAATTTTATCATACAGGTCCAAATGTTTTTGAGCTTTTGCTGTGAAATTGCACTCTCGAATTACAGGAGGTTTCAACCATCTGTCCATCAGTAGGCCCTATTATGTGAGCcgtgtgaggaggaggagaagatccGGACTGTTTATCAGAGcttccatccccccccccccccccccccccccacataaaCACTGCTGCCGATCAATCGGTGCGGCGAGGCCCTGCTACTCTGATGAGTCGTCACCGTGGCGACTAGACCCGGGCTCAGCTGCAGGGAATACCCATTAGTGGGAAAAACAGCGAGTTGGTGGTTGGGCTTTTAAATGGCAATAAGGAAAACCTCCAGGGTGAGAGTGATGGCTAGATCACGCTGAAGTGAGAAACTAGAGCTGACAAAAGCAGCCCTGTAAAACACATTGATGGATTGTCTTAATGCTCTTGTTAATGTTGCGGCTCAGACTGACAGTTTGATGGAACTTTTCGATTTGTAAGTTGAAGTAATAACATCAATATTTATTAGTTTTCTTTCCcattactgattttttttttttttgcagagtctGGATTGTTGTTGCTGTAACAACAGTAactaaatatctttttttttcccattttttttctttttcaaaagaaaagattAAATGGAAGTTTTGTAATGGTTAAAGACATTCCCTAAATCACATGATGCATAAGGGGTCTCCGAGGGGCTTTTCCATTTCCCATCAGCTCTCCAAAAACCCGAGGTACAGAATAAACCCAGTCACATGTTCTTCATGTTTACTGTGTGTCACATTGCCTGCaagcaaatacatttttatccATTTTTGCAGACTTGTGAAATATCTGCCCACGCCCACATGGGATCCCGAGCAGAATTTTATCCCCCCCCGCCCACCTCTTTAATAtagacatttaatttttttgcgttACTCTGCTTTTTGTCCTTACGCCCAAATGAGCAAATTAAAACATACTCTTGAGCGTCCCCTAGTGGTTGCGCACGAAGCATCTGCTTAGTTTGCTTATGTTTGCTGGCTGTTAACTATACTCAAATGTTTTTCTTAATTATTTTCTCAAGTTCTCATTAATCTATCTGGAAACCAaaccatttattaaaaaaaaaaactgcaacatGGTCCAATGTGTGCCTTGATAGGTTTGCAAAACACAAATGTAGCACAAATAAGTCAAACAGTGGTGGAAGGAGGGTACTAAATCAAATTCTCTTTTAACCTGGCTTGCATTTAAGGTGCACTTAATTTGCTTTTGCAGCCTAATAAAATAAtatgctaaccctaaccctaaaacaACGAACATAaagcattatatatatatttataaaatattaaaaagagGCAGGCCCGGGGATTTGGCAGGCAGATTATTTACTTGCATAGCCAGGGGCAGTGAGCagggtgcctgcctgccttccacCAACCCCCCCTGGAAATATCCATTTATTACTATTGATTTCTGTGGCAGCAGCTGTCACATCTGCTCTTTCGTTAAAACGAGGAGGAGCTTTATTTCCAAAGCCAATCTACCAATTTTTgttcttagtttttttttttttacggggcGTGCAGTGTTGCAAAAAGAAGGTTCGAACTCACTCAAATGAACGCAAAAGTGACTTAAGTGGGAGTTTGACAAAGGAAGGTGGAGCAGGAAAATAACACAAGGAAGGAAACAACGTACCTTCATACGGAAGTTCCTATCGTCCCACCACTGTTGGGCGAGATGTAGTGGTAAAGTGAACCCCCCCTCGAAAGTCGTCCTCTACCCGGGGAAGAGTGCTTTGGCTCCCGGATTCCAGCTGCTGGAGCTCCTTgtcggtgtgcgtgtgtgacggTTGGTGCAGAAAATGAAGCAACCACCTGAGGCTGTTTGTGAGCGAGCGCGTGTGTGAAGCTCGGCTGGTTGCTCCACTCTTCATACGCACGTGAACGCGCATGATCCAAAACAGACAGTACCGCCTTGGAGTTTCTTAACACGACTGCAAACTACTTCATCAAAAGTCAGTTTCCAATAACTCTGAGCATGGGTGTggcattttttgttattttgcatCTTGAATTTGGagagatagaaaaaaaaaatcccacttgTCCCATCTTCATTGTACACACAAATTagacataattaaaaaaaatctcataattAAGTCAATAGGTTATTTCGGGGCATCATCAGTGTCatcattttaataaatttggtcCTAAGATTTCACAttgttgtgacttttttttgtcctgcACTCACCAAAATCCACTTCCTTGTGTTAGGAATGAGGAAAATGTAATGGAAAAATCTTTTGTTTCTGCACTTCCTCTTGCTCACACAATCCACCCACGTTTACTGattgtttatcttttttttttgccggtgCTTTCAACAGCAATTGTCTTTTCTTGAGTTATCATAAATAATCCATCTGTGACCCTATGAGAGGCTCTCTTATGGAAACATTACTCCCTACACCTGCAAACATGATTTAATTACTTGACTAACTTGTTCTTTGCATAGAGATTTTAATTCCTGACTGCAACGTTTCCTGGAAGGAACATTGTCccctttagttttttttttcccccggaagaaattggttttactttaattaaatgaaaaaataaatattttgcttGACCATACAGTGGTGTTTTATTTGTTCGAGTCTAaaccttgtaaaacaatcatacataaaaataatttcaaatcaCAGCTTTCGAAAAGCAAATGTAAAATATCAGTAAGGCACAATCAATCGTACTTTTACACCACTTTATCTAATAAATGATTTCATTATTAATGCTGATGTCAGCACTAACAATTATAATCTTGGTGCTATGTTCTGTAGTCTGCTTATAATAAAACATATTATGGCTCATTTGACAGAATCCTGAAATCCACATGAGAGTTAGTTCTAACTTTATCCATGAACATCAGGTTCTACATAAAACTAAAAACATTGctttccatcagggcaaattaaAAAGTCAAGCTTCAAATGTGTGCTTAACATACGTGTTTGTTTAAATTGATACGACGTCGCCCCCTACTGGATTGAGATCAGTTTGCTTTTGCAATAGGTTGGGGATAATATAGCTACTCTGTATTGGATATTTGGACCCAACTAGAACTTGCAACATCACCGTGTCTAAATTGTAGATAGATTCAAACCAATGTAGATCAAATTAGTTGTGGTGCAGATGACTCCGATCAGGTTACAGAGGTTGGTCAACCCGTGATAGCGGCCGAACGTTCTTTTGTAGGCTTTATATTTGGGGTCTTGCTCTTTGAGTTTGGCATAACCTTCCTTTTCGGCACTCAGTCCGATCTGATTACCAAGACCGTGCTCCTTCTCCACCTCCCTCATAAGGAACATAACCTCAGTAGCAGCTGGACCAAACCACTGAGCGTTTAGACCCGCCATCACCAATGCCACAAAATATAGAAGCATCTACAAAAGAACAAAATATAAGACGATGGAGATTTGCGAGCATAATAATTGCTTTACCTGCACAGTTTCATGTGTGTCCAGCAGCTCTCTCGGATGATACACTGCATAAATAGCCAGACTGACAAAATGGCTTCCCAGCAGACAGTAGAAATAAACCGGGAAGAGTTTACTCTGCACTAGGCCGAAGGTGTGCCTTGTCACCTGCCATACCAAAGCAAAACCTGCAAAAACATAAAAGTAAAATATTAGGAAAAGGTCAGCGCACTAAAATTCTCAGCTTCTCTTACCTCCAATAAAGGAAACCCAAATTTGCATGCCCCAGGAGAAGGAAAGTACCAGGAGATGTAAGACTTTGACCAAGTCTGAGGGATCCCCCTCAGTTGCCATGGTGACTAGAAGGTCTACATATAGAGGGATGCAACACAAGGAAAGCAGATATGCTAAATTAATATTAAAGATGTGAAAAACATTCAACATATTTATCTTTTTGTACAGAAATATAGCCATTTCGTTTTAAGGGAAGCGGTTTGTTATGTGCGACATTTCTAAAAATCATGTTTCAAGCAGATAAACTGCGTATCTTGCAGGTTGACGCTTGTGCTTGCACCAGATAACGATTggttgtatataaaaaaaacatactaagTAAAAAACACGTTTTTGAAGGCAGAAATGCATCCATTTAACAACGTGAACGTGATAGaaactaaataaatatacaCATTGACATGGGTCATTTCGATAATAGGGAGTTACGTCACTAACAATGCACAAAGACTGATGATAAGGCTTCATATTTATAGCAAGAATAAATTATTGTACATAccttatttatttgtgttatcTGGAGTACAATACTGTGTATTTTTAATACTATTCGtccaaagtgcagcagtgcgatTTTACTTCCTCTGTACTccacaacaacaccgccccttgcAGTGACACCGACCAATAATATTCTTGGAAAATATTTGAATGACGCCCAGCTCGACATGTTTGGTTTTGTAACATTTTAGTTTCatgtaattaattttttttttaattattttatgtgCATAGTCATAAAAAGAGTACATGTACAGAAATAAATATATCTAAATTTGTATTTAAAGTGAAAACACATACGTTGTTATATGTTTAAtcggatttttgtttttatattttttgtcttaTTCACATGATAGCAAATAAAAGACGATCTGCATGAAATATGATTAAACGACCACTTTGAGATAATTTTGTGTTCAGTGTTGCGACTTCGTGACGTCACGACAAAAGCCTGGCTTCCCGGTTTACAGTTCGTAAAACCAAGATTTAAAGAAATTATTTGTGTTGCAGTGGCTTTCTCGGAATAATCAGGTAACACCAAACCTCGGATCAACATCAGTGGACGgtaaaaataattttcaagGTACGTTTGATTCTCATTGTATTTCAATTGGTAAACAATCTAGCACATCTTTACTAGCCTTCGGATGAGTTAGTAAACCAATGCATCAAATTCTCCATACTGCATTTTTCTAGTTGCAAAGCATTTATCTTGTTTGCTTGCAGCATTTTTGATTATCATATCTTCATAACAAGGAGTTATGCATACATGATGCACGACTGCACGCGAGGTTAACGTAACGCTATTGCATTGTCTTCTTCCACATCCTGCATGGATGAACCCTCGAAAAACATTTGTCTCATTTTAATTAAAGTTTTTAGATTGCACTAAACAAATTGACAATCGAAACCTTAGAAAGGGTCATTACATCGATATGCTACAATATTTTCAGCCGTTAACCTTTAGTGTTTTTATGACGTTATAACGATCTTATTTTTTCAAAGCGTGAGTTTTAAGATAAACAAATGACATGCAGACAATTCCTATTACTCAAAATGATATCATTAATATAAATGTGATACAAATATGATACAATGGATATACAGTGCATTAAACACAGCGGTGACGTCATAGTCTCGCGATATTACCTGAGAGTGCTGCATCTCATTTCATAACCAGAGGTGAAGTGACGTCACCAGTGCGCAAGTCCCAAATTACTGTGCCAAAAATTAAACAAGTTCCTGCAAAATTTTAAGCTAGTCAAATCCAGTCATATTGTGTATTTTAATGGACAATAATAAACATGTGAAAGCCTTTCTGACAATGTGGATAAACATTGAGGTTTATTATTCTTGGAAAAGGCAGTCAATGTGAAATACTATGACAAATTTTTGGTTTGCTTTCTCAACTGTAGGCCTGCACAAATGGGGCGCCGAAAATCCAAGCGAAAGCCTCCtcccaagaaaaaaatgacaggcAACTTGGACACGCAGTTCACGTGCCCGTTTTGTAACCACGAGAAATCTtgtgatgtgaaaatgtgaGTTCACCTCAAAATGCCTTGACAACACAATGTAAAGCATTGTTATTAACAAATATTTCTTTCCAGGGAGCGAACACGAAACACGGGAATTATTTCATGCAGTGTTTGCTTGGAGGAGTTCCAGACTCCTATAACatgtatccttttttttttccccctaatatatttttttgacttTCAGGTGCAACATATGTCCTGTGTGTAATTTCATAGTATTCAAGCATGAGGAGAAAATGCAAACTTTACACATCATTATCTTACAATTTCCTTaagtttttcttttcaacaGATTTGTCAGAACCAGTGGATGTTTACAGTGACTGGATAGATGCATGTGAAGCAGCCAATcagtgatcatttcttcatctcTAATCTGGCACaactagttatatactagaaatAGTTTATTGTTTAGGTAAATGACACCTCAATTGCTGAATCACATGTCAACTTTGTCGCCATATTGGAAGTGGAGCCTTGTAGCGGTGAATGTGGAATGGGAAATATTAGTTTCCTAGGCAGAGCTGccacatccaatatggcggATCCTTGACGTCACAATCCATCAACTCATTCAATGAGACATCTATGTCTAATAAGTATTTTCTTGATGTCATGTAACGGTGTTTAATTTAGTCTTATTTAGTTTAGAATTTGCTACATGTATCAAACCCAATATTTCACATTCCTGTATTGTATGTTGTTCCgtgcagctatttttttttcttgtaaaattTTTTCATGTAAAATAATGTTGACATCACTGTTTACCTTTCTATGCTCTCCACTGGTATTTTTACAAGAATGCCTTTTTAGTGTTGATTTTAATCCAATCAATGATATTAATTTTACTGCCATATTTTTAGGACAAGTATGTACGAACAGGAAAAAAAGATATAGTATTTTCACTCTACTGTAACTACACAAaagattgtttctttttttaaaaatcataccCTTTGCATTTTTTGCATGCCTTTTAAGATCATTACAGTAAATCAGAATTTTAATTTTCAAGTGTTTTTATTGCACAAATGTCATGTTTAGTGAAAGCCAAAATAGAAAAAGAAAGACATACGTATTGTTGAAATACAGTCTGCTCTTAAAAGGTGAAATTTGACCACTGACAACGTTTTTACATATTTTTGATGACACAGGTCAGTAAATGCACTGTAAAAATGCTTATCTTGCTAAAATCTGTTTTATTCAATTAAAAAGGAATGTTAAAAGATTTGACCGACTTTGCTCACATGCTTTTAAAACACTAGATGGCGCTCTACTCCAAGCTGCAAGGCTTCCTAATTTTAGCACGGTGACTGTAAATCTCAACAATATCAACCA encodes the following:
- the rab3db gene encoding RAB3D, member RAS oncogene family, b — encoded protein: MKMASNDSRLQQPPSQKDAADQNFDYMFKLLIIGNSSVGKTSFLFRYADDSFTSAFVSTVGIDFKVKTVFRNDKRIKLQIWDTAGQERYRTITTAYYRGAMGFLLMYDITNQDSFNAVQDWATQIKTYSWDNAQVILIGNKCDLEDDRLIPTEDGHRLAEDLGFQYFEASAKDNINVKQVFERLVDVICEKMNESSEGDLTLMPNHRNLGMTDSSSDGQGNCAC
- the tmem205 gene encoding transmembrane protein 205, producing MATEGDPSDLVKVLHLLVLSFSWGMQIWVSFIGGFALVWQVTRHTFGLVQSKLFPVYFYCLLGSHFVSLAIYAVYHPRELLDTHETVQMLLYFVALVMAGLNAQWFGPAATEVMFLMREVEKEHGLGNQIGLSAEKEGYAKLKEQDPKYKAYKRTFGRYHGLTNLCNLIGVICTTTNLIYIGLNLSTI
- the elof1 gene encoding transcription elongation factor 1 homolog — translated: MGRRKSKRKPPPKKKMTGNLDTQFTCPFCNHEKSCDVKMERTRNTGIISCSVCLEEFQTPITYLSEPVDVYSDWIDACEAANQ